A genomic window from Acinetobacter lwoffii includes:
- the trpA gene encoding tryptophan synthase subunit alpha, with translation MSRLATRFGQLKSQQRKALVSYVMAGDPHPEVTVPLLHEMVEAGVDVIELGLPFSDPMADGPVIALAAERALAGGTNTLDALHMVKEFRLKDRETPVVLMGYLNPVEVIGYEKFVAYAYECGVDGVLLVDLPPEEAQGLGEVLEKYDMDQIFLLAPTSTDARIQHVAKQASGFIYYVSLKGVTGAATLDVSEAAARIQKIKAVTDVPVGVGFGISDAASAKAMGVAADAVIVGSAFVKQFATLAPEQAVIATVNKVKELRAALDELV, from the coding sequence ATGTCACGTTTAGCCACACGATTTGGACAACTTAAATCTCAACAGCGTAAAGCTTTAGTTTCTTATGTCATGGCGGGTGATCCGCATCCAGAAGTCACAGTGCCTTTGCTGCATGAGATGGTGGAAGCGGGTGTCGACGTGATTGAGCTGGGACTTCCTTTCTCGGACCCGATGGCAGATGGGCCGGTGATTGCACTAGCTGCTGAACGTGCTCTGGCAGGTGGAACCAATACCCTGGATGCCCTGCACATGGTGAAAGAATTTCGCTTGAAAGATCGCGAAACACCAGTGGTACTGATGGGTTATCTGAATCCGGTTGAAGTGATTGGCTATGAAAAGTTTGTGGCTTATGCCTATGAATGTGGAGTAGATGGTGTACTGCTGGTGGACTTGCCACCAGAAGAAGCACAAGGTCTGGGTGAAGTACTGGAAAAATATGATATGGATCAGATTTTCCTGCTGGCACCAACTTCAACCGATGCACGTATTCAACACGTAGCGAAACAGGCCAGCGGCTTTATTTACTATGTGTCACTGAAGGGCGTGACCGGTGCAGCAACTTTAGATGTCTCTGAAGCCGCTGCACGCATTCAAAAGATTAAAGCTGTGACTGATGTTCCTGTAGGCGTAGGTTTCGGTATCAGTGATGCTGCATCTGCGAAAGCGATGGGTGTTGCTGCCGATGCAGTTATTGTGGGTAGTGCGTTTGTAAAGCAGTTTGCAACGCTCGCACCAGAACAAGCCGTTATTGCGACGGTGAATAAAGTCAAGGAGCTTCGAGCAGCGCTCGATGAGTTAGTATGA
- the accD gene encoding acetyl-CoA carboxylase, carboxyltransferase subunit beta, with protein MSQQVKSGKILSPSTPWTERTVPGIQVPDEQTAYKATFTEPTIECPECHALVTRTAMSFNAYVCPQCDEHLRMKARERLNWFFDQVQTELGQEFIAKDPLKFVDSKAYPDRMAEAQKKTGETEALVVIQGLLKGVPMIACAFEFDFMGGSMGTVVGDRFVQAAEHAIEARQPLICFAASGGARMQEGMLSLMQMARTSAAIQRLKEAGLPYVVVLTHPVYGGVTASLAMLGDVHIAEPKAMIGFAGKRVIEQTVREKLEEPFQRAEYLLDHGVIDQIVHRHALRDTVYRIVTKLMNLH; from the coding sequence ATGAGTCAACAAGTGAAATCAGGCAAAATTCTGAGCCCATCGACCCCATGGACGGAGCGTACTGTTCCGGGCATTCAGGTACCCGATGAGCAAACGGCATATAAAGCGACATTTACCGAGCCTACGATTGAGTGTCCTGAATGTCATGCATTGGTGACCCGTACTGCCATGTCATTTAATGCCTATGTCTGTCCGCAATGTGATGAACATTTGCGCATGAAAGCCCGTGAACGTCTGAACTGGTTCTTTGATCAGGTACAAACAGAATTGGGTCAGGAATTTATAGCCAAAGATCCCCTGAAATTTGTCGATAGTAAAGCCTATCCAGACCGTATGGCTGAAGCGCAAAAGAAAACCGGTGAAACTGAAGCACTGGTGGTAATTCAGGGTTTGCTGAAAGGCGTACCGATGATTGCCTGTGCGTTTGAGTTCGACTTCATGGGCGGTTCTATGGGCACAGTGGTCGGTGACCGCTTTGTTCAGGCTGCAGAACATGCGATTGAAGCTCGTCAACCTTTGATCTGTTTTGCTGCTTCGGGTGGTGCTCGTATGCAGGAAGGCATGTTGTCCCTGATGCAAATGGCGCGTACTTCGGCTGCGATCCAGCGTTTAAAAGAAGCAGGTCTGCCTTATGTAGTGGTATTGACTCATCCAGTGTACGGCGGTGTGACCGCATCATTGGCAATGCTGGGTGATGTACATATTGCTGAACCGAAAGCGATGATTGGCTTTGCCGGTAAACGTGTGATCGAACAGACTGTACGTGAAAAACTGGAAGAACCGTTCCAGCGCGCGGAATATTTGCTTGATCATGGGGTAATCGATCAGATTGTTCACCGTCATGCATTACGTGATACAGTTTATCGTATCGTTACGAAGTTGATGAATTTGCATTGA
- a CDS encoding NADP-dependent isocitrate dehydrogenase, whose protein sequence is MAGGKSTIIYTLTDEAPLLATYSLLPIIETFTKPAGVEIVKSDISVAVRVLSEFTDYLSEEQKVPDTLAELGRLTQDPDTNIIKLPNISASVGQLTACIKELQSKGYAIPDYPENPTTEEEKAIKARYSKCLGSAVNPVLREGNSDRRAPAAVKNYVKKHPHSMSEWKQWSQTHVSHMDEGDFYHGEKSMTLDRARDVKMELITKSGETIVLKPKVALQDGEIIDSMFMSKKALCDFYEKELEDCREAGILFSLHVKATMMKVSHPIVFGHCVRIYYKEAFEKHGKLFDELGINVNNGMAGLYEKLETLPTSVREEIIADLHACQEHRPALAMVDSAKGITNFHSPNDVIVDASMPAMIRGGGKMWGADGKPYDCKAVMPESTFARIYQEMINFCKWNGNFDPKTMGTVPNVGLMAQKAEEYGSHDKTFEIPEAGVANITDLETGEVLMSQNVEEGDIWRMCQVKDAPIRDWVKLAVTRARNSGMPAIFWLDPYRPHENELIKKVEKYLKDHDTTGLDIQIMSQVRAMRYTLERVARGLDTISVTGNILRDYLTDLFPIMELGTSAKMLSIVPLMAGGGMYETGAGGSAPKHVQQLVEENHLRWDSLGEFMALAVSLEEMGIKEGNDNIKLLAKTLDRATGKLLDNDKSPSRRTGELDNRGSHFYLAKFWAEELAAQDENAELKAKFAPLAKTLAENEEKIVAELAEVQGKSVDIGGYYAIDQEKVNAVMRPSATLNAALASM, encoded by the coding sequence ATGGCTGGTGGAAAGTCAACTATCATTTACACACTGACCGACGAGGCGCCATTACTGGCGACTTATTCTCTGCTGCCGATCATTGAGACCTTTACTAAGCCAGCTGGCGTTGAGATCGTCAAAAGTGACATCTCTGTAGCTGTGCGCGTGCTCTCCGAATTTACAGATTACCTAAGCGAAGAGCAAAAGGTGCCTGACACTCTAGCTGAGCTAGGTCGTCTTACACAAGATCCAGACACGAACATTATCAAACTCCCAAATATCAGTGCTTCTGTTGGCCAGCTAACAGCGTGTATCAAGGAACTTCAGTCTAAAGGCTATGCAATCCCTGACTATCCTGAAAACCCGACCACTGAAGAAGAAAAAGCAATCAAGGCACGTTATAGCAAATGTCTTGGTTCAGCAGTAAACCCTGTTCTACGTGAAGGTAACTCAGACCGTCGTGCGCCTGCTGCCGTTAAAAACTACGTGAAAAAACACCCGCACTCTATGAGCGAGTGGAAACAGTGGTCTCAAACTCACGTTTCACACATGGACGAAGGTGACTTCTACCACGGCGAAAAGTCAATGACTTTAGACCGCGCACGTGATGTGAAAATGGAATTGATCACCAAGTCTGGTGAAACCATTGTTCTTAAGCCAAAAGTTGCGCTTCAAGACGGCGAAATCATCGACTCAATGTTCATGAGCAAGAAAGCACTTTGCGACTTCTACGAAAAAGAACTTGAAGACTGTCGTGAAGCAGGCATTCTGTTCTCTTTACACGTTAAAGCAACCATGATGAAGGTGTCTCACCCAATCGTCTTTGGTCACTGTGTAAGAATCTACTACAAAGAAGCATTCGAAAAACATGGCAAGCTTTTTGATGAGCTTGGCATTAATGTCAATAACGGTATGGCCGGTCTTTACGAAAAGCTTGAAACTTTACCAACCTCTGTACGTGAAGAAATCATTGCTGATTTACATGCTTGTCAAGAACACCGTCCAGCTTTAGCGATGGTTGATTCTGCAAAAGGCATCACTAACTTCCATTCACCAAACGACGTGATTGTAGATGCTTCTATGCCTGCAATGATTCGTGGTGGCGGTAAAATGTGGGGCGCTGACGGCAAGCCTTACGACTGTAAAGCAGTCATGCCTGAATCAACTTTCGCACGTATTTACCAGGAAATGATCAATTTCTGTAAATGGAATGGCAACTTCGATCCAAAAACCATGGGTACTGTACCTAACGTTGGTTTGATGGCGCAAAAAGCGGAAGAATACGGTTCACACGACAAGACTTTCGAAATTCCTGAAGCAGGTGTTGCGAACATCACTGACCTAGAAACAGGTGAAGTGTTAATGTCTCAAAATGTGGAAGAAGGCGATATCTGGCGTATGTGTCAGGTGAAAGATGCACCGATCCGCGACTGGGTGAAACTTGCTGTGACTCGTGCACGCAACTCTGGCATGCCAGCAATCTTCTGGCTTGACCCGTACCGTCCACACGAAAATGAACTGATCAAGAAAGTTGAAAAATACCTGAAAGATCATGACACCACTGGTCTTGATATCCAGATCATGTCACAAGTACGTGCAATGCGTTATACGCTTGAACGTGTTGCGCGCGGTCTAGATACTATTTCTGTAACAGGTAACATCCTGCGTGACTACCTGACTGACTTGTTCCCAATCATGGAATTGGGTACATCTGCGAAAATGTTGTCTATCGTGCCATTAATGGCGGGTGGCGGCATGTACGAAACAGGTGCAGGTGGTTCTGCTCCTAAGCACGTACAGCAGTTAGTTGAAGAAAACCACTTACGTTGGGATTCACTGGGTGAATTTATGGCGCTTGCAGTTTCTTTAGAAGAAATGGGTATTAAAGAAGGCAATGACAACATCAAGTTACTTGCCAAAACTTTAGACCGTGCAACTGGTAAATTACTGGATAACGACAAGTCACCTTCTCGTCGTACAGGTGAGCTTGATAACCGTGGCAGCCATTTCTACCTGGCGAAATTCTGGGCTGAAGAACTTGCTGCTCAAGACGAAAATGCTGAATTGAAAGCGAAGTTTGCACCTCTTGCAAAAACTTTAGCTGAAAATGAAGAGAAAATCGTTGCTGAGCTTGCAGAAGTTCAAGGAAAATCAGTAGACATCGGCGGTTACTATGCGATTGATCAAGAGAAAGTAAATGCAGTGATGCGTCCAAGTGCTACTTTGAATGCTGCTCTTGCTTCTATGTAA
- a CDS encoding AraC family transcriptional regulator ligand-binding domain-containing protein, translating into MQEIKIPNGYIQLWATYLRSLQIEPLEADFLQDVHEALVPLIDQPFATQVPLELLNQLLLRTRQHLNCPQLIFEIVQVIRPEHFGVLGYMASRSSSVAEMIRHIIRFQRLVIDGSEFVPLQLKQREHSLELFWAYLDEKYNLLNELTMAAMVQLGRVILQDHQLLLHCVRFAHAPDRGQMHYQKFFASEVRFSQDYYGIELDLQGLAHGSEQADPILLQLLVHQAEQAIAAKPPLENHLEQAQQMIAEQLRTQHQAIKVEQLARQLLMSTRSLQRLFSTQGTSFKKLLEQQRIKRCELLLQQGLGLTEIAEQLDYSDQSALARAYKAATGQTLLERKRQLHKARS; encoded by the coding sequence ATGCAAGAAATTAAAATACCCAATGGTTATATTCAGCTTTGGGCGACTTATCTGCGCAGTCTGCAAATTGAGCCTTTGGAAGCTGACTTTCTGCAAGATGTACATGAAGCGCTTGTCCCCCTGATTGATCAGCCTTTTGCCACGCAAGTGCCGCTGGAATTATTAAATCAGCTTCTGTTAAGAACCCGGCAACATTTAAACTGTCCACAACTAATTTTCGAGATCGTGCAGGTTATTCGTCCAGAACATTTTGGCGTGCTCGGTTATATGGCTTCGCGAAGCAGCAGCGTTGCGGAAATGATCCGGCATATCATTCGCTTTCAACGACTGGTGATTGATGGCAGTGAGTTTGTACCTTTGCAATTGAAGCAGCGTGAACACAGTCTTGAATTATTTTGGGCCTATCTGGATGAAAAATATAATCTGTTAAATGAGCTGACCATGGCCGCGATGGTGCAGTTGGGGCGTGTCATTTTGCAGGATCATCAACTGTTACTGCACTGTGTACGTTTTGCCCATGCGCCCGACAGGGGGCAAATGCATTATCAAAAGTTTTTTGCCAGTGAGGTGAGATTTTCTCAGGACTATTATGGCATAGAGCTGGATTTGCAAGGACTGGCACATGGGTCTGAGCAGGCTGATCCAATCCTGTTGCAGCTACTGGTTCATCAGGCAGAACAGGCGATTGCAGCCAAGCCGCCCCTTGAAAATCATTTGGAACAGGCGCAGCAAATGATTGCCGAACAGCTGCGGACCCAGCATCAGGCCATTAAAGTTGAACAGCTTGCCCGGCAGTTGTTGATGTCGACACGTAGTTTGCAGCGCTTATTCAGTACACAGGGCACTTCATTTAAAAAACTGCTGGAACAGCAGCGGATTAAACGTTGCGAGCTGTTGTTGCAGCAGGGATTAGGTCTGACCGAGATTGCCGAGCAGCTGGATTATTCTGATCAGTCGGCTTTGGCACGGGCCTATAAGGCAGCCACCGGACAGACCTTGTTAGAGCGAAAAAGGCAGTTACACAAAGCACGAAGCTGA
- a CDS encoding DUF1543 domain-containing protein, translating to MPSLFIVMLGGRHARANTEVHDVVLAIGESLEDTYPQLKNAWFAEQKGLHIDAWAQINGLEFEGKSYTLQFTDAQPQQSDGKLWLINLGGYDPREFGELHRYVLVVAQNAMVAKQRGKAYFARHWQKQHTDRVLDVDDCIAIDQVYGRYVQLLEGSFSGNRWENTYLTI from the coding sequence ATGCCCAGCTTGTTTATTGTGATGCTCGGTGGTCGTCATGCCCGTGCCAATACAGAAGTTCATGATGTGGTTTTGGCAATAGGAGAGAGTCTGGAAGATACCTATCCGCAATTGAAAAATGCCTGGTTTGCGGAACAGAAAGGTCTGCATATTGATGCTTGGGCGCAAATCAACGGACTGGAGTTCGAGGGCAAATCCTATACGCTGCAATTTACTGATGCACAGCCACAGCAATCCGATGGAAAACTTTGGCTGATTAATCTGGGTGGTTATGATCCACGTGAGTTTGGCGAGCTGCATCGTTATGTGCTGGTGGTTGCACAGAATGCCATGGTGGCCAAACAGCGCGGTAAAGCCTACTTCGCCCGGCACTGGCAAAAACAGCATACTGACCGTGTGCTGGATGTAGATGACTGTATTGCCATTGATCAGGTTTATGGTCGCTACGTACAACTGTTAGAGGGTAGTTTCAGTGGCAATCGTTGGGAAAATACTTATCTCACGATTTAA
- a CDS encoding DUF2804 domain-containing protein: MDLIQANGQPRYGRFKELPKSIDYQAYQYKNPYGHVLSGWRKHLKYKKFKFCSIQHEHYTIGLAIADIAWAGHGFVYVYNHMTNEVLEWNAINFLSRNTVLDEQPLFNHSYFHKSPFQIDIQHANGVRYINVSKYGEIKLSARIFCAGTDPLSMCSPTGINGWTYTQKLTTLGCEGFFINKQGETIQFNERSFASLDDTCGFLRPETAWFWLSCNFWDVNHNRIGLNLASGVNESFGNENCLWINGKIYPLADVLFQQESENQWTIQSLDERLNLMVSTGWRRYENLNLRLVGSQFSQWQAKVSGTIQQDDQEIILLNEYALLEQHYAKW, from the coding sequence ATGGATTTAATTCAGGCAAATGGACAACCGCGTTATGGACGTTTCAAGGAACTTCCAAAAAGTATTGACTATCAGGCATATCAATACAAGAATCCTTATGGTCATGTGCTGTCAGGCTGGCGTAAGCATCTAAAATATAAAAAATTCAAATTCTGTAGTATTCAGCACGAGCATTATACCATTGGACTGGCAATTGCCGATATCGCATGGGCAGGGCATGGTTTTGTCTATGTCTATAACCATATGACCAATGAAGTGCTGGAATGGAATGCGATTAATTTCCTGTCACGCAACACTGTGCTGGATGAACAGCCACTGTTTAATCATAGTTATTTCCATAAGTCACCTTTTCAGATCGATATCCAGCATGCCAACGGCGTGCGTTATATCAACGTCAGCAAATACGGCGAAATTAAACTCAGTGCCCGGATTTTCTGTGCCGGAACCGATCCACTGAGTATGTGCAGTCCGACCGGCATCAATGGCTGGACCTATACTCAGAAACTGACCACTTTGGGCTGTGAAGGCTTTTTCATTAACAAGCAGGGTGAAACCATTCAGTTTAATGAACGCAGCTTTGCTTCTCTGGATGATACCTGTGGCTTTTTGCGCCCGGAAACGGCCTGGTTCTGGTTGTCCTGTAATTTCTGGGATGTGAACCATAATCGGATTGGACTTAATCTGGCTTCAGGTGTGAATGAAAGTTTTGGCAATGAAAACTGTCTGTGGATCAATGGCAAGATTTATCCGTTGGCCGATGTGCTGTTCCAGCAGGAATCGGAAAACCAATGGACGATTCAGTCGCTGGATGAAAGATTGAATCTGATGGTCAGCACAGGCTGGCGCCGTTATGAAAATCTCAACCTGCGTCTGGTCGGGAGCCAGTTTAGTCAGTGGCAAGCCAAGGTTTCCGGAACGATTCAGCAGGATGATCAGGAAATTATTTTACTAAATGAATATGCCTTGCTTGAACAGCATTATGCCAAATGGTAA
- a CDS encoding metal-dependent hydrolase, which produces MNAVLKSSIKPVVRTQLDFKLDEIPRYWFGGDPFLTRMFDALSLTFPDGERYFIQSVRLFRDQITDPELQKRVADFIRQEAQHGIAHEKMNQLMREQGMPVDDFIERLNNMFAYDLKHRSAQFNIATTAAAEHLTALMAETFYGQKSTLKDGHPYVRAMFAWHAIEEMEHRDVAFDVMKEVAKTPEWMRKMTLLSTTFLMFSYTAYRANVMLKHDGFSVLERLQMNLKGLPWLFGRNGTLTRMGPQYRDWFKKDFHPSQHPVIAQYDVWVKTLAETNDPIQAGEAFWQAAKD; this is translated from the coding sequence ATGAATGCAGTATTAAAATCTTCAATAAAGCCCGTGGTCCGGACCCAGCTTGATTTTAAACTGGATGAAATCCCGCGCTACTGGTTTGGCGGTGACCCCTTTCTGACCCGCATGTTCGATGCCTTGAGCCTGACCTTTCCAGATGGCGAGCGTTATTTTATTCAGAGTGTGCGCCTGTTCCGAGATCAGATCACAGACCCGGAGCTGCAAAAACGTGTGGCAGATTTTATTCGTCAGGAAGCACAGCACGGCATTGCCCATGAGAAAATGAACCAGCTGATGCGTGAACAAGGCATGCCTGTCGATGATTTTATTGAGCGTCTGAATAATATGTTCGCCTATGACCTCAAACATCGTTCAGCACAGTTCAATATTGCAACTACGGCAGCGGCAGAACACTTGACCGCGCTGATGGCTGAAACTTTTTACGGTCAGAAATCCACCTTAAAAGACGGCCATCCTTATGTACGTGCCATGTTTGCCTGGCATGCGATTGAAGAAATGGAACATCGTGATGTGGCTTTTGACGTGATGAAAGAGGTCGCAAAAACACCTGAATGGATGCGCAAAATGACCCTGCTCAGTACGACATTTTTGATGTTTAGTTATACCGCCTATCGCGCCAATGTCATGCTGAAACATGATGGCTTCAGTGTCTTAGAGCGTCTGCAAATGAACCTGAAAGGACTGCCCTGGTTGTTTGGCCGTAACGGCACCTTGACCCGCATGGGCCCACAATATCGGGACTGGTTTAAAAAAGACTTCCATCCTAGTCAACATCCGGTTATTGCGCAATATGATGTCTGGGTAAAAACCTTAGCCGAAACCAATGATCCAATTCAGGCCGGTGAAGCCTTCTGGCAGGCCGCCAAAGATTAA
- a CDS encoding Na+/H+ antiporter NhaC family protein — MQTDSEATVQARAIALLPLIVFLTIFLGSGIYHSLIGTEFAFYQVKAPVAALPAIILAALVYRGKLNQGIEEFLRGASHPNLILMFMVFMLAGAFASVSSAIGSVDATVQMGLSVIPPTFILPMLFVISAFIATAMGTSMGTIAACAPIAFGFTQVTDIDVIYAIGAVVGGAMFGDNLSMISDTTIAATTSQRVQLRDKFRVNVWIAVPASIVTILIYVLSTSSSNAVEYKDFNWLLVLPYIAVFILAFSRLHVLAVLTIGVLLSGLFGLFATAEFDLLKLNTSIYDGFVGMFEVALLSMFLGGLSAIMQREGGLRWLIERIYSLTRLFKVGKQRAGEIGISFLVVFSNIFVANNTVAIILSGDMAREVAKEYGVDPKRSAALMDIFSCVVQGLIPYGAQLLLACSIAKISPVELIGGVYYCWILAIFAIAAIAFRFPQVKAST, encoded by the coding sequence ATGCAGACTGATTCTGAGGCTACAGTGCAGGCACGCGCCATTGCACTGCTGCCGCTTATTGTATTTTTAACCATATTTTTGGGTAGCGGGATCTATCATTCCCTGATCGGAACCGAGTTCGCGTTCTATCAGGTGAAAGCGCCTGTGGCTGCCCTGCCTGCGATTATCTTGGCTGCATTAGTGTATCGCGGCAAACTCAACCAGGGCATTGAGGAATTCCTCAGAGGTGCCAGTCATCCAAACTTAATTCTGATGTTTATGGTGTTTATGTTGGCCGGCGCCTTTGCCAGCGTCAGTAGCGCCATTGGCAGCGTCGACGCCACCGTGCAGATGGGCCTGTCGGTGATTCCACCCACATTTATTCTGCCGATGTTATTTGTGATCTCGGCCTTTATTGCCACGGCGATGGGTACCTCCATGGGCACCATTGCGGCTTGTGCGCCAATCGCTTTTGGTTTCACCCAGGTTACCGATATTGATGTGATTTATGCGATTGGTGCAGTGGTCGGTGGTGCCATGTTTGGTGATAACCTGTCCATGATCTCAGACACCACCATTGCGGCGACCACCAGCCAACGCGTACAACTGCGTGACAAGTTCAGGGTCAACGTCTGGATTGCGGTTCCAGCCTCAATCGTCACTATTTTGATTTACGTGTTGAGTACCAGTAGTAGCAATGCAGTGGAATACAAGGATTTTAACTGGCTTCTGGTTTTACCTTATATCGCCGTATTTATTTTAGCCTTTAGCCGTTTACACGTTCTCGCTGTGCTGACCATTGGGGTGTTACTTTCCGGCTTGTTTGGCCTGTTTGCCACAGCTGAATTTGATCTGCTCAAACTGAATACTTCAATTTATGATGGCTTTGTCGGCATGTTTGAAGTGGCGTTATTGTCGATGTTCCTGGGTGGCCTCTCGGCGATCATGCAACGAGAAGGCGGTTTACGCTGGCTGATCGAGCGCATTTATAGCTTGACCCGTCTATTTAAAGTTGGGAAGCAACGTGCCGGCGAAATCGGGATTAGTTTTCTGGTGGTGTTTTCGAATATCTTTGTGGCCAATAATACCGTGGCGATTATTCTGTCTGGTGATATGGCGCGTGAAGTCGCCAAAGAATACGGGGTGGATCCCAAGCGTTCTGCGGCACTGATGGATATTTTCTCTTGCGTGGTACAGGGTTTAATTCCTTATGGCGCACAGTTACTACTGGCCTGTTCCATTGCAAAAATCTCGCCGGTTGAACTGATTGGTGGTGTGTACTATTGCTGGATTCTGGCCATTTTTGCGATTGCTGCGATCGCGTTTAGATTCCCTCAGGTGAAAGCAAGCACTTAA
- the queA gene encoding tRNA preQ1(34) S-adenosylmethionine ribosyltransferase-isomerase QueA translates to MQLSDFNFDLPDELIARYPLETRSASRLLHLDAQGQYHDHQFTDILDLLEDGDLLVLNDTKVMKARLKGKRASGGAVEVLVERMQDRFIAYCHIKASNTPKAGAELFIGPDAVKVTVQGRHENLFIVEFSQPILDVLDQYGALPIPPYFNREAEEIDTERYQTVFNDPTKLASVAAPTASLHFDADLLAKLEAKGIQKTFVTLHVGAGTFLPVRTDDIQNHIMHSEWCDVPETAVEMIRQTKARGNKVISVGTTATRAVESAAQAHNGELAAWTGDTQIFIYPGYQFKVVDRLITNFHLPESTLLMLVSALSNRDNILNAYKHAVDSKYRFFSYGDAMLIDQAK, encoded by the coding sequence ATGCAACTTTCTGATTTTAATTTTGATCTCCCCGATGAGCTGATTGCTCGCTACCCACTGGAAACACGCAGTGCCTCTCGCCTGTTGCACCTCGATGCCCAAGGTCAATATCATGACCATCAATTTACCGATATTCTGGATTTACTTGAAGACGGCGACTTGTTGGTATTAAACGACACCAAAGTCATGAAGGCCCGTTTAAAAGGTAAACGTGCTTCAGGCGGTGCGGTAGAAGTGCTGGTTGAGCGTATGCAAGATCGCTTTATTGCCTATTGTCATATTAAGGCCAGCAACACTCCGAAAGCCGGTGCAGAACTTTTTATTGGCCCGGATGCAGTGAAAGTGACCGTACAAGGCCGTCATGAAAATCTGTTTATTGTAGAATTTTCACAACCAATTCTCGATGTGCTGGATCAATACGGCGCCTTGCCGATTCCGCCTTATTTCAACCGTGAAGCGGAAGAGATTGATACTGAACGTTATCAAACTGTGTTTAATGACCCAACCAAACTGGCCAGCGTTGCAGCACCTACTGCCAGCCTGCATTTTGATGCCGATCTGTTGGCAAAATTGGAAGCCAAAGGGATTCAAAAAACTTTTGTGACCCTACATGTTGGTGCAGGTACTTTCCTGCCAGTGCGTACCGATGATATTCAAAATCACATCATGCACAGCGAATGGTGCGACGTCCCTGAAACTGCGGTCGAGATGATTCGTCAGACTAAAGCCCGCGGTAATAAAGTCATTTCTGTAGGCACGACTGCCACCCGTGCAGTCGAAAGTGCAGCACAAGCACATAACGGTGAACTGGCAGCCTGGACAGGTGATACCCAGATTTTCATCTATCCGGGTTATCAGTTTAAAGTGGTCGATCGTTTGATCACTAACTTCCATTTACCAGAATCGACCCTGTTAATGCTGGTGTCTGCCTTGTCCAATCGTGACAATATTCTGAATGCGTATAAACATGCAGTAGACAGCAAGTATCGCTTCTTCAGTTATGGCGATGCCATGCTGATTGATCAGGCGAAATAA